The genomic window AAATATCCCCTGGTCGTAAGTAACTTACATATTATTGAGGGAGATGGCATACATATAAACATTATTTTAATTATGAAGAGTGGATtactaatatatgtatatgtatacacatgcatatatgtgtgcatttatgtgactgtgggaaaaagaagagagtaagtatttatatagtgatCATTATGTGACAGATACTGTACtaaaagtgctctacaaatattagctcatcttatcctcacaacaaccctttaagGTAGGTCctgttattacctccattttacaagggaggaaaaTTAATCAatgcaaggttaagtgacttgcccaggattaaaGACTGCTAAATATCtgggtctggatttgaattcctgagtgcaggtccagtgctctatccactgtaccacctagcttatCCTGGGTTTCTCGAACATTGAGCTACCAGTTAATATTATCATCGTTGTTGTTTTTTGACTATCTTTTCTCTTCCAatgatttaagtgacttacttgttTCTCTTAAAACTAGCAACAATTAATTTTAATGACATTTGTTTCATGACATTGTTTAAGGTTTGGTAATCTTATGACCCCTTCATTggtaattttctctttatttcccttgaaattttattattttcgttccttcaaattaattttattattgatttGTCTCCTTCTTCATAATATGTTCCTTACAATTTATTTGATTTATCAACAactctgtaaattaatttaggtaatatcaTTTCTTGTTATATTTGTAGAACTCAATATGGTCAgtgaataattttataattatttttctttcatcattttgtttgttcttttttgtatttatataaatcttGCATGTGCCTTAGTAGTTAATGCTTAGATGATTTTTCCTTgagttttcataattattttaaattaaatttttatatattcattcattttattttctttagggtTAAGTAGACATGAGAGGGAGTGTGTTATTGTGGGTAGAGAGCCATCCTTGAAACCAAGATGACCTCAAAATTCTGCTCATTGTTTTCTGTTGCCCTGTTGTCATATGATCATGCCCTGCCAAGCCTGAGTCTCAGGTTATAGCTTCCATTTACTGCCATCCTTCTCTAGCATAATTGCTGCTGAATAGTGATAGAGAAAGTCAAGCACTAATCCTGGCTAGGTTCTCCACAAATTTAAGTTATGTAATCTCATCTGTACCCTCACTGTTGCTAGGTAATCCCATTAGCACCACCAGCTTATTATTCTGCTTTCCATTGCGACTCTTGcaaaccttttcattccttctcaaaCATACCATGGTTCTCCCACCCTGCATTTATACTCTCTCAGCTgatgtgtttttctctttttttcctgtttttcttcctacATATTTGATTGCTccatttcaatttccttttctggatcatCATCCAAATCTTACCCTCCAACTAAACATAAGTGGCCCTCAGCATTTAGCACTATGCCTAGcatatagttggcacttaataaacatttattgattgttttctAGTATTGTTTCTGATGCTTCTTGGCTATGAAACCCTATGCAAGTCAATTAGCTCCCCAGTGCTATACTTTTCAGAAAACATGTCAACCTAACCTTAGTGGAAGGAGATACATCAATGAAATTGCAGGTCTAGTGCCTATACTCTGCAGACATATTGATGATTTTAAAACGATTTGTTCTGAAGGATCCTTCTTTCTTGGCTGGCATCATCTGCAAGTCTATCTCTCAGTCGACCTCTTATATAACTCCACAATAGGAGGTTACCATAATAACCATAGTAATAGAAGAGCATAGGGAGGAGAAATGGCTTCTCTTACAGAAAGGGAGTTTCAGAGATTATTTGGGAATTGAAAAACAAACTGAAGGACctgtcatttttatcatctccatGCTATCTTTTAAGCTATCTTTTTTGGCCAATGAATGTGACCATTTTAGACTCACTCCACTACTCTATGGAGCGTGATTCCTTTAAAAGCTGAGGCACTTCCCATTAAATCCAGGAATTACTGGAAAATATGTGATATTTGAATGAATAGGATATGATTGTATACttacaaatggcaaaagagaagatttcagagaaaactgggaagacttgtatgaattgatccAAATTGATCctagcagaactagaagaaaaatttatacagTTATAACACTTTGCAAATTAAtagctttgaaagatttaaaaactctGTTCAATGCAATGAAAAATCATAATTTCAGAGGATCACTAATGAAGAATATTCCCCACCTCCTAACACAGAGGTTATAAACTGAAAACccataaacatacatgtattttAAGTTAATGCAGTAATTTATTTTGCTGGAGTATGCATGTATGTtaccaacattttctttttctcttttttcattcttaaagTGAAGAAGTGAGGTGtgggaatgaaaaaaattaaagggttggcCATTCATATGATTTGTTGCAgtgatggaagggaagaggggaaaggaagtaaGAGAAATGTGGTCAAATCCCAATTAGGCTTGTCCTCCCATTAGAGCAGCTAGTTCATATTTTTCTGACCAGAAGCTAAGTCCATCAGAAAAATCCAATGGCATGCATTTGCTTTTATCTATTCATACCTCGCAAATTTATACATTGCATCAATTATTCTTCTGAGGTAAATGAGtggtctttctcccttccttaggGAACAGGGAGGCAGGTCTCTCATATATGATCATGACATTCTATACCCAGAGCAAtaatggacctcagaggccatctactgCAACACTTTCAGTTTATAGATAAGTAACCTGAGAAAcctggaggttaagtgacttgattaatTGGCTGTGCATGTGTTGGAAGGCTACTATCCAGAGGATATTGtgattcttctcccttctttttcttgtatGCATTTCTCTTGCCTACCTGAAATgacaaagaagaaggaagataTAAGATCATAGGTTTTATGATTCAGAATAGTCCTTATAGGTCATGAAGTCCAGTCccttcagttttcagatgaggaaagtgaggcactaagaagttaagtggcttatcCAGGGTCAGCTAAGATGTAGTGAATGGAATGCTGGGACTGCTGTCAAGACCACCtatgttcaaatttggcctcagatatttaatatttgtgcgaatctgggtaagtcatttctctgtcttcctcatatgcttcatttataaaaaaggcATAATAATAGTACCAGGTGgttgtgatatttgtaaagctctttgcaggATGTTGTGCGCATAGTAGATACATAgtcaatattttcccctttattccttgtgtctgaggtagaatttaaacccagcTCTTATTCCAAATCAAGTGTTCAATTTGCTACATTATCCTGTGTgttctactgaccttccaagaTATCTCCAGAGTATTGTCTTGTAGTCCTATAAATAATTGGTTGTGGAAGTGAAAGTAGTAGCATCCTTAAATGTCACATTTCTCCCTACTTTCTCTCAGCTAAAGATCCATATACATTTCTGGAAAGAATCACTGAATGCCCAAAGATGTGGGAAGAGAACATTTCTTCCATCAAACACTTAGGAACTTGTCCCTCTTGTGGTTGTCATATGGGAATTGTCCTTTGGAcaatttttttcagccattttaaATTATCCCAATAAAGAAAGAAGCACCAAGCAACACACTCTAAACCACAAACGTATTTATTTTACTTATCAGtgcaaaaaagggaaatggaagcTGTGGATCAGTGCAGGGACCACGGAATTTGAAACAGCATTTTCAACGTGCTAGTTACTCCTTAGTGTTTAACCAATCATGTCTCAGCTTAAGCAgaaaatataattacatataaaggtCACAGTTAAACCCTGGAATCCTTAATGACTAAATGCCTTATAATGCATTTATTATCCTGAATCTCAGAATAAACTACCATATAACAatggctagaatttatatagcatcttCATATGGTATCTCACatgaccctcacaacaattctgtggaGTAGGAGTTATTATTcttcacattttacaggtgaagaaacataaagaaatgttaagtgacttgcctgagatcacacaagTAGTTAGGTGTctgggtcaggatttgaattcaggtctttctgactctaagttcagcagTCTAGCCACTGTGCCAGACAAATTCTAGAACAAAGCAGGGCTATGTATTATACAGGGCATCAAGGTGGAGCAGTTGATAAAGTGCCTAACATCAGGAAGAGTTacctacctgagttcaaacctggactTCAACACTTAATGActggttgcacagctagtaaattactagacaaatcacttaaccctactgtaaaatgagctgtagaagaaaactggaaactacttgaatatctttgccaagaaaaccacaaatggggtcgtaaagagtcagacatgactgaaatcaaTGAACAACAAATGTAATGCAGTCAACATTCATCCCAGTCCATCTTACCATACTTGAGCTTCAGTTGCAGAACAAGAATTCGTCTCTTCACAATGCCCATTCAGCTATGAGAGTATGCACTCACCCCACACAGAATTACACGAGACTTCAATATttcttatgaatttattttttgctaccctatttcctcccttctattcTATTGATGTATTTGCAGTTTTCTTCAGTTCTTCTAGCTTTACCTTCATCTTCTTCCGGTGAATGCTGCAAAAATAATACCTACAGTGGAAATGGGACATATTTCCCATTGAACAATAGTGACCTCTTCCTTTAAACAATACCTTCCTTTGTTTGGATGTTCCCCTTAATGGAATCAAACTGTATTTCAAATTTTATCCCATTTTCTTTACCATCCTAGTTCCTTaaccttttaactttatgttttcTCATATTAAGCCCTCCCTCCAATGATTGTTAGGTCAATAAAATGGTAAGACTCACAGAAAAGCAATAGATCCCAACCCTACTGCCTCCACCATCAGTGCTAGAAACAATGCAATTTCTCTTTGCTCAGCTGTATTTCGGTCATCATCTTGAGGGGGGAGAAAGACAAAATATCTGTTTCCCTTTTAAGTTCCTCTACATTTCCCTCAAAAAACCACCTCTATCCCACACTATCAATGACTATATCCCTGTTTCCTGATTCTTCCCCATTACTCTCACCTTTAAACTCTGACCGAAGTCTTTTGGATCCCCAAATTCCAGTTGCCTACATCACTGCTTCACAATTTCATCAGTCTCCCCACTGCCCCATGGTTCTTCCATTTATCAGTGTAAAACTCTTCCACTACTCAGATGCTTCCATCACTACAATCTTTTACAGACTTTTTTATGTCTTATTATTTTCAAACCACCCAATTTTCATAATCTTTGTATCACTCAAGTGCCCTATTACTATCCCGTGATACCTCCACAAATTTGTCCTTTGAAGCATGGTGTGGTAATTCGTAGACAGTTCCAACAGTCAAGAACAGGGCCCTCAGTCATCACTGAGGAGAAAAAGTGAGTAGAGACCAGTTCTACCTCATTCTCCTAGTAAGCATGATGCCTGAAGATGTAGGCTATGGTGACCTCTGTGGGAATTCAGGTTGTGACAGGAAAAGTGAACATTCAACTCTATTAAAGGTTCTGGTAGAGAAAGCCACCAGCTCAGGGGGTGACTACTGCTAAAGACTATGAGAATGACTCATGCTTCAGCAAACTTTGTTAAGGACCTGTTTTCATGGAGAAGCACCTCATAAAATCAGGAGCCCAAAGGAAATAAGACCTCAGATCTTGATCAGGGAGCTATGCTAATCAAGGTATAGGGAATGGAATTTGAAGGGATAATAAAGGATACTTTGGTATTCTGGATGTGTTTATACTTACTGCAGTCTTCAGAGCAAGCTGTAGGAGAAATATACAAGATTACCTTATGGTACATATTATCTTTCTATTGCAGATACTTCACATTTCTTTCCCTCAATTTTCATTCCATCTAGGTCTGGATCATGGAAGGTGAAACTCATTCTTCCTTCCCCAAAGAGCTCTTCCAATGAATCCCAACCAACTTCCAATTGTTTTAGGGCTTCTCAACTGACCACACCCATACCAAGATCAGAGAAGTCCTTTAAAGTCTCAGTCAGATGGGACTCAAGGTTCTGACGAAGTTGAAGAAGCTGGCCCTGGAAGATGAAGACCCCTGgataaaaataagggagttactaaagaTCATCCCTTCAAACTTTATCCCATCCCACATCACCTCTTCatggttttctctttctctaccaCTGCACCTTTCCATGGTTTCTGTTTTAGGTTCTTGAGCTTCTCTTTCAACCATTCTCTCACACTGATAGCTTGGCGAACatctgggggaaagaaaagggagtgacCATACCACTGAGAGATATTGAATACCCAGATGTTTGATGCTCTCCCCTCCCAAGTCTATCATTTCCACCTCTGATGCCTCACACCCATCACTGCCCCGGGCATCCCTCACCCAACACCCGCAGTCTCTTCTTCCCCTGGTGGACCTTGGTGCTTATGTCCCTCAACTCCTGGAGCTGCCGATCAAGGAAAGCAGTTCTTGTAGGAGTGTTTTTTGGCACCAGGTCCTCAAGTAGCCAAATCACATCCTTAAAGTATTTGGGATCACATTCTAGACAGCTCCTTATGATCCTAGTTCCCAGGAGTAaaaagaacaataataacaactgtGATCCCATTtctgctccccctcctcccaaagaGCATGCTGTCTTGACAACCAGCTCCTTAGTTGATTCTCTTCCGCAGTATATGAATGAAAATCATCTCCCTGGTAGTTTTAACTCTCCTCCCtctattcagtcattcagtttgGAGATGtctactcattttttttaatctgatatcTCATTCTAAAAGAATGATGTAATAATCAACGTGGCAGACCCCTGAGTTCTATGTGCAGAATGTGGGAGCAAGGTTGAGGGAAAATGGGCTTAAAGTCACAGGGGGAAGGAAATTGTGGAGGGTTCTTAGTTTTTCTCCAACTTTTTCTCTCCCTATTTTAATGTCTAAAAATCCATTCAACCAGGCAATACAAACTTTGGGTtgtctttgaaaattattttattttctctacacAGCCCTAGCCAAGTGATTTCACAACCTCCTCAACtcaacttttttatttcttggtgATAGATCAAGAGTAAGGAAATGAGTTGAAAGAACTTTCCATGATTGTGTTCTTCTTGCCTTGTCATTCCTTTGAATCATAAGAGGCTGGAACAGAAGGTGACTGAATTCTTTAgggaaataaaaattatccaaCAGGAAATGATACTGGGGAAGAGGAATCAAGTGATTGAATATCTTAGGAAAATTGGGAGAAAAGATACACTTACATAAGTCGAGTTAGTTAAGTTAGTTACTGTTAAGACCATGATACCAGAGTTGGGGAAGGTTAAGAAAtgtggggggggggcagtgtcAGCAAGAGCTAAGAAGGTAAGAAGTGTCATGTTTGTTCAATTTTGTTATTTCCTGCTTCAACTAAGAAATAATTTGTATCTTCTGAGAATCTCAGAATAGTGGTAGATAatgggatcaaagatttagacCTTGAAAAGACCTCAAAGGTAATCTAATCCAGCCAtatcactttagagatgaggaaactgaagcccagggaagttaCATGACATGTCACAGCCAATAAGTGGCAGAGCTCAACCAGAGCTCAACCTATTTCTGAAAGCATTTTCTTTCACTTAATCCTGAATATAAACAACCTAATAATATTAATGAAGATAAATGAAAACCTAATCTGAGACTAGAGGAACGAGGGCAACCTAATGGTGAAGGTTAATGACTAGACTTAGCCACAAGAATACCAGATGATAGGTCAACTTCAACTGAAAAAGGGAGATAAAAATTGAAGACATTTAGGACGCTTTGGTCATAGATCTAGAACAGAACATGCTGATGTCTGAAAAGTCAAATGAATGTAGTCAATATTTAACTGCTCTGCTCCATCAATGAAGCTTAGACAGCTAGTGAAGTGACAGCaatataggcaaagaaggaactgagaactcagGTCTGAGCTTAAGCAAGATAGTATGCTAGGTTATTTTCCTCTATCATTACCTCTGGCAAATCTATTCTGCTCTGAGATCATTTTTACTCTATAAACTACATGTAGACTAgatggttctttctagctctaagtgCTAGAATCTTATAAAGTGCATATTTCAAGTGATTCTGGGTCAGAAATCAGTGTTATAGATAAAATGAGAACAGAAAAAGGCCCTAAGTGTTATCCAAGGATCAGAAagacaaattcttttttatgttttgctttatttttaatttgtgaacTAAAACAACCATTTATATAGAATAGTATAATTATTAttctaatgataataatgatagtgataacaataataaaagatgattgcacatgaaactgcaaatctatgtacaacttgctgtttcttttataataaagaaatcatgtacatttctttttttcttcttttttccctcccccccaccacagagatggctaccattagacacaaacttgcatatgtgtgtgcatctctctctctctctctctctctctctctctctctctctctctctctctgtatgtatatgtataatcatatacatacttccatttatcatttctttctctggatgcagatagaatTTTCATAtgccctttatagttaatttgggaatTTGTAACAGTGAAAATtgcttatttgctcaaagttttcctaaaacaacatttaaaataatcaaacaaTTGATGAAAAATACATTCTGGGAAGATGGATGAAAGATCTGAAATTTCTGGACTCTCCAGATTTTCTCCACTAACAGAAAATCACCATGAAATTAACatatagaagcaaaaataaatagataaaggaGTTTCCCTCCTAAGACTTCTTGAGAGGACCTCAGAATTTTAGTTTCAGTGTAGACACCTCCAGACCCTGAGGGAAGCAGAGTAGGATTCAAGAAATTTTATCTCAATTTACAAATCATTCAGGCCTCAAGAAATTTCACTTCAGGAACCTTTCCCTCACTGCCTCAGGAAATTTCACTTCATGAACTTTTACTTCACAAACTGTCATGTAATGAACAGCAAATGTTGAGTGAGAGGAGATTTACTCACCCCCTACTGTTCCTAGGAGTCAGGTCTGGCATTGTTGAAAGGATATGATCCCAGGGTAGGATTCTGGATGAGGAGGATCAAGCACAATTCAGTGAGTGTATTCTACCACATGGATCAAGAACATTTTTGGGACAATGTGTCTAGGGCTTATGGGAGGAAAAGAGCAGTCCCTGAGGTTGAGCTACTGTACAGAATTCAGACTacaacagtaagaaggacctgagggcTAGGACAACATGACCCATAACTTGGGATTAAagcttgataataataatattgaactgcaaaaaataaaacaaaacaaatttttaaaaaatgagtaagcTAAGGAAAAATAACCTTGGTGAGGTACtttggtgtaaaaaaaaaagatatgggtTCATATTCACAGAAAGAtagtgaagttaaaaaaaaaaagctactgcTATTgtaaagagtaatgtcaaatagtctcaagtccaaaaagaaatcttggaagaaaataaaaaatgaattaaaatatcaagtaagaaagaatgaggagaaatagaaaaaataaaagaaatccaagaaaattatgaaaagaaagttaacttattagaaaaaagaaagaaaatcttacagaagaaaacaacatcttGACAGATAGAATTGGAGAGTGGTATTGAATGATGTTATAAGACACCGAGATAcgataaaaccaaaacaaacaaacaaacaaatcaaaaaaccAAGAGAATAGAATCTGAAACATCTCTTTAGGAAAACAGCTGATCTGgggaacagattgaggagaaacaatctaagaattgttggtctccctgaaagttatgatcaaaaaaatgaATCTGGATACAgtattacaataaattattaaggaaaattctCCTAAACTTCTAGAATAAGGAGGTAacctggaaatagaaagaatccattgataaccacctgaaagagatccaagaaagaaaacttacaggaacGTCACAGTCAAGTTTCAAAATtctcaaattaaaagaaaatatcacaagaaaaaagaaaaaaaaacagtgcaGAAAAACAATGAGGTTTTCACAACACCTAGCAGCATCTATACAAAAAAAGTAGGCCTTGGAACATTATACTTTGAAGAGCAAAGAAGTTGTGGTTTTGCCCAAGAATAACTTTtgcaacaaaactgagtataa from Notamacropus eugenii isolate mMacEug1 chromosome 1, mMacEug1.pri_v2, whole genome shotgun sequence includes these protein-coding regions:
- the IZUMO3 gene encoding izumo sperm-egg fusion protein 3 isoform X1 — translated: MGSQLLLLFFLLLGTRIIRSCLECDPKYFKDVIWLLEDLVPKNTPTRTAFLDRQLQELRDISTKVHQGKKRLRVLDVRQAISVREWLKEKLKNLKQKPWKGVFIFQGQLLQLRQNLESHLTETLKDFSDLACSEDCMMTEGPVLDCWNCLRITTPCFKGQICGDDDRNTAEQREIALFLALMVEAVGLGSIAFLYYFCSIHRKKMKVKLEELKKTANTSIE
- the IZUMO3 gene encoding izumo sperm-egg fusion protein 3 isoform X2 — its product is MGSQLLLLFFLLLGTRIIRSCLECDPKYFKDVIWLLEDLVPKNTPTRTAFLDRQLQELRDISTKVHQGKKRLRVLDVRQAISVREWLKEKLKNLKQKPWKGVFIFQGQLLQLRQNLESHLTETLKDFSDLACSEDCMMTEGPVLDCWNCLRITTPCFKGQICGDDDRNTAEQREIALFLALMVEAVGLGSIAFLIHRKKMKVKLEELKKTANTSIE